The proteins below come from a single Magallana gigas chromosome 10, xbMagGiga1.1, whole genome shotgun sequence genomic window:
- the LOC117683937 gene encoding uncharacterized protein isoform X1 — protein MDADRMKRKDRARLPERKRRRLFLKEERSTSKGGNEAIEGLSYQSEIGLSVKEEDIEKIPDPVPKPCFSSSSNLKNCSASSIVILDLETTGLIQHGIMPHITQIAAVNSNTKEQFSRYVAPDLPITPMAEKVTNITWSGGVLCYRGEPVDFVRIKTALVDFLEWLEKFPTVVIVAHNGRTFDFRVLCNAFRSCGLKDRFCSKVSAFCDSLTLFRQKFPKLEKYKQEFLAQHFCGHTYNAHNALDDVIMLDEILQVALLSVSDFKKHSYNTECQFLQEEFNSCKSKNITSLRPLIGEKIMKSCTTENIAGSGLNLGHLRLIFKKSGEDGLVDVFSMKNSLGKPRVTSDKKVLGECIPVCIF, from the exons ATGGATGCTGACAGAATGAAGAGAAAGGATCGGGCCAGATTACCagagagaaaaagaagaagactaTTTTTGAAGGAAGAGAGGTCTACCTCGAAGGGAGGAAATGAAGCAATTGAAGGATTGTCTTATCAATCTG AAATTGGACTTTCTGTGAAAGAAGAGGATATAGAAAAAATTCCAGATCCTGTGCCAAAGCCCTGCTTTTCCTCCTcttcaaatttgaaaaactgtTCAGCATCCAGTATTGTTATTTTAGATCTGGAAACCACTGGCctga TTCAGCATGGCATTATGCCCCACATCACTCAGATAGCTGCTGTGAACAGTAATACCAAGGAGCAGTTCTCAAGATATGTGGCTCCAGACCTGCCTATTACACCAATGGCTGAAAAAGTCACCAACATTACCTGGAGTGGTGGAGTTCTTTGTTACCGTGGTGAACCCGTTGATTTTGTGAGAATAAAGACTGCACTTGTGGATTTCTTGGAGTGGTTGGAGAAATTTCCTACCGTAGTGATTGTAGCACACAATGGCCGAACATTTGATTTTCGAGTATTATGCAACGCATTTCGAAGCTGTGGTTTGAAAGATAGATTTTGCTCTAAAGTCTCAGCATTTTGTGATTCACTTACTCTCTTCAGACAGAAATTCCCAAAACTTGAAAAGTATAAGCAAGAATTTCTAGCACAGCATTTCTGTGGTCATACTTACAATGCACATAATGCTCTCGATGATGTCATCATGCTAGATGAAATCTTGCAAGTTGCACTTCTGTCTGTTTCAGACTTTAAAAAACATTCTTATAATACAGAATGCCAATTTCTTCAGGAAGAATTCAATTCTTGTAAGTCTAAAAACATCACTTCCCTTCGCCCTCTTATCGgagaaaaaatcatgaaatcctGCACAACAGAAAATATCGCTGGATCTGGACTAAATTTGGGACATCTGAGACTTATATTCAAGAAAAGTGGTGAAGATGGACTAGTAGATGTGTTTTCTATGAAAAATAGTTTAGGGAAACCAAGAGTTACATCAGACAAAAAAGTGTTAGGAGAATGTATTCCTGTGTGCATATTTTag
- the LOC117683937 gene encoding uncharacterized protein isoform X2 produces MERRAGEIIEKFADENMADESQKAFRDEMREVAAQEMDSNADSLDKELGVAIIDDEFKGDPSLIEKCNSGAFDLLTESNSSSPQPPAKTMPVEKHVGVYRPASTKTKKTIIFPSKTRSGMTVAADHAWQKRGYDSLTGHTFLISKRNKVLKTVIKHRSCATCKLRKRNRPGQRIRSHRCVWNHNGSARMMESEAGLLALKEMSSQDICQQWPISWTPL; encoded by the exons ATGGAACGCAGGGCTGGTGAGATAATTGAGAAATTTGCAGATGAGAATATGGCAGATGAAAGTCAAAAAGCATTCAGAGATGAAATGAG AGAGGTTGCAGCACAGGAGATGGATTCAAATGCAGATTCTTTGGATAAAGAACTTGGTGTGGCAATAATTGACGATGAATTTAAAgg AGATCCATCActaattgaaaaatgtaattcagGAGCATTTGATCTACTGACTGAGAg TAATAGCTCATCCCCTCAACCTCCTGCCAAAACCATGCCAGTAGAGAAACATGTTGGTGTTTACAGACCTGCATCCACCAAAACAAAAAAGACAATTATATTCCCCTCAAAGACCCGATCAGGAATGACTGTAGCAGCTGATCATGCTTGGCAAAAGAGAGGTTATGACAGCTTAAcag GACACACCTTCCTGATAAGTAAAAGGAACAAAGTATTAAAGACAGTCATCAAGCATCGGTCTTGTGCAACCTGTAAATTACGGAAAAGAAATAGGCCAGGTCAGAGAATAAGGTCTCATAGATGTGTTTGGAACCACAACGGAAGTGCTAGAATGATGGAAAGTGAGGCTGGACTGCTTGCATTGAAAGAAATGTCAAGTCAAG ACATTTGTCAGCAATGGCCTATCTCCTGGACACCTCTGTGA